The DNA sequence ATCCAATTCCTCTTTTAACGTTACTTCTATCTCTGTCCTCCACCCAAAGGCCAAAgccaattgaaaaaatgtgacgGAGTGTTGAGAAATAATAAGTATCACCTTTGCCTTTGTCTTTGTCTTGGGATACAACCTTTGCGAGTGGGAACGTGCCAATGGTCGAAGACAAGATTGACTATACATGGCCGGAGATCAAGAATATTTACAAGTATCGTCTTTGCCTTGGTCTCTGTTAGCTGTTCCTTTACTTCTTCGGCAAAAGAATGTTTCCAACGAGGATGTTTCCGATAAATAAACAACTTGATGTACGAAAAAGACGGCGTGTGACATAATATTCAGAGTACAACTTGACCTCTCCCCTAGTGCAAGTCGTCCGGAGTGCGCGAACGGGAAATGAACCCTCGAACCCCGATGAATCGGACCCAAGACCCCAACAGCCCGGACTCGAGTACCCGACATGACGCAGCGTTCAgcgaataacgcaagaaaatccttgctaaatgagagaaatctcgaaaattatctgaatattattgatgattatttttaaaaaaacgtgataaacaccttttataatgtgttatcctaaccctagtccaattaggaatcaaaatatcaaaaaacgaaaaattacaaaagtgccattgaaataaaaataagcccgacaaatactaaaaaaaataggaaaacctatctaaacatTCTCGAaccgccaaaattcatcgttagtcacagCCAAAAGCTGTGAGTATTGATCGAGACGCCGTTTCGCTTTAGCctgccgaatttgagctcaattcaacgtcgtcgacccgatccacTGGTTCTAGCTGCaacaccgtttcgccttccgattagatttatgttgatccaatcgatccaggaACGCAccactaatgacatccgcatcattctcctccacttGAGAAAAACTCGTCCTCGAGTTAGAATCGGAATCCGGATACATCGGCTCGGTTGACTCATGGAATAGCGACAAATCAGCAACATTAAAAATGTTGGATATGCCCATGCTATGTGGAAGGTCTATAACATAAGCATTATCATTGATTCTCCTGCCGACAGTATAAGGCCCGTACTTCTTCTGCTGCAGGTTGTTGTAAGATCCAGCTGGTAACCGCTCCTTACGAAGAAACACCATGACACGATCACCTACCTCAAACACCTGCTTTCGCATGTGCTTATCTGCGGCTGCCTTATACTTCTTATTAGCTTCCTCCAGCTTCTGTCTGACTTCATGATGCACCTCTACAATCTGTTTAGCCATATGATTCGCCGCAACACTCTTGTCTGTTTGCTTAGGCAATCGTATCAAATCTAGAGTATCTTGAGGCGCCTTTGTATAAACAACGAGAAAAGGCGACCCGCCAATAGAACTATGGACTGCATTATTATAAGCTAACTCTGCTTGAGATAAAGCAATATCCCACTGCTTCGGCTTGTCTCCACGGATGCTTCGAATCAAGTTGCCCAGAGTTCTATTGACCACCTCTGTCTAACCATCGATCTGCAGGTGTGTTGtgctactaaaattcaaagaagagtcaAAGAGCTTCCACAAAGTCCTCCAAAAGTGCCCCAGAAACTTACTGTCTTTATCggaagtaatagatttaggcactccatgcaagcgaactacttctttgaaaaataatctggcCACGCTTACTGCATCAGACGTTTTCCTACAAGGGATGAAGTATGCCATCTTGGaaaatctgtctaccacaacaaaaacagaatctaCGCCTCTTTGGGTTCGTGGcaaaccaagcacaaaatccatagacagATCTTCTCATATATTGCCGGGAACAGGTAAAGGCATGTATAGACTTGTATTCTTAGATTGCCCCTTAGCGATCTGAcaaacataacatttttgcacGTACCTGCCGACATCTCTACGCAATCGGGGCCGGTAAAATCGCTCCCTAACGGCAGCAATAGTTTTGTCGCGTCTCGGATGTGCAGCTAAACATCCTTCATGTAAATCACGAATTACCTTCTCTCGTAATGAGGTTCGAGGAAGGCAAAGCTGATTACCTCGCATCGGATAACCATCCATGGCATAGAATTCTTGCACAGGTTGACTAGCAGCACATGACCCCCAAATCTGCCCAAAGTCATCATTACCTGCATAACAGTCTTTCAGTTGCTCGAATCCCGTAATGTCTTGGCTTAACGTAATCAACAAGCCGGCTCTCCCGCTCAACGCATCGGCTACTACATTTTGCACACCTAACTTGTGTTGTAATCTgaaaggaaatttttgcaaaaattgacaCCAACGTGCGTGCATGTCTTTGCTAATCCTCTTCTAACTATTCGGatacttcaaagcttcatgatTAGGATATAGCACGAATTCTTTTCCAATCGGATAATGCTCCCAAGTCTTCAAAGCCCTTACGACggaataaaattctttgtcataagtacTCCACTTCTGTCTCGAGTCGCTAAGCTTCTCATTGAAATAGCAAACTGGTTTGCGCTCTTGAGATAAAACAGCTCCTATGCCCACGCCACTAGCATCACGGTCCATTTCAAACGGTTTATCAAAATCGGGTAAAGCCGTAACATGCACGGTACATAATTTTTCCTTCAGAACAACAAAACTATTCTCGGCTTCCTCCCCCCATACAAATTTCCCCTTCTTCATACACTCTGTAATTGGGGCCGCAATagtactgaaatttttaataaaacgcCTATAAAAGGTAGCCAACCCATGGAAACTCCTAACTTTAGAAACTGTTTTAGGAGCTGGCCACTCTCTTATTGCTCTTACTTTCGCCTCATCCACCTCTATTCCCTCAGCGGTGATAATAAATCCTAGGAATAACAACTTATTAGTCAGAAAACTACACTACTTAAGATTAACATACAGCTTATTAATATGCAAAGCTGTCAACACCTCCCTCAAATGCATCAAATACTCCTCCtcaattttactataaatcaggatatcatcaaaataaactacgaCAAATTTGCCGATAAAAGATTTCAGAACCTGATTCATAAGTctcatgaaagtgcttggagcattagaaaggccgaacggcatcaccaacCACTCGTATGGCccctcttttgtcttgaaagctGTCTTCCACTCATTGCCAGGCTAAATACGAATCTGATGATatccgttcttcaaatccagcttTGAAAACCACTTAGCGCCATGCAACCTATCCAGCATGTCATCCAATCTTGGAATAGGAAACTTGTAGCCCACAGTTATCTTGTTGATGGCTCTGCTATCTACACACATCCTCcaactcccatctttcttaggagttaACAGAGCGAGAACGGCACATGGGCTCATACTATTCTGAATATGCCCCCTTCGCAgcaactcctccaccttctccttTAGAATCTCGCTCTCCTTTGGACTCATCCTGTAGTGCGGTAGATTAGGCAGACTAGCACCAGGAATTAAGTACGTATGGTGCTGAATATCGCGCATAGGAGGCAACCCGTCTGGAATCTCTTCGGGCATCAACTCGCTAAATTCCTTCAATAAAGGTCTAACGGATTCAGGTTGCTCCTCTACTTGTTGTTTAGCCTCTGCCTCAATTGCCTGCTTTACTACCAAAACATGAATTTCCCTGGTCTCCTTAATTTCAGAGTCAAATTTCCTTGTAAGAGTAAGGAAATTACTTCCGGCAACctgtttgcttttgttcttcggGGGCAGCAATGTATACTTCACACCATCCTTCACGAGACTATACTGATTGTTCCTCCCCGAATGTTGAGCATCTACATCAAATTACCACGGCCTCCTAAATAACACGTGACATACATCCATGTCTACCACATCACAATACAATTCATCATGATATTTAccaatggagaatggaattttacatcGCTCGATCACATGAATGTTGTCCGCTCCGGATTTAATCCATCCTAATGTGTATGGGTTAGGATGCTTCTCCATAGGTATTCCTATCTTCTTCACCGCCTCTTTCCCGAAAATGTTCTCCATGCTCCCACTATCAATAACCACAGCAAAGATTTTTCCCGGAATGGTACATCTGGTTCGGAATAACCGATGGCGCTGCGAATCATCCTCCTGTTTTGGGGCTAACATCATCCTGCGCACAACGCAATTCacctcatcctcttcctcttcttcaaaatcatccTCGTCGCCATTTGGTTCACAACaatattcatcttcctcctcttccctcgcGGCCATATTAACTATCTTTCTCTGAGGGCATTCATTAGATTTGTGCCCGGGTTGATTACACCTGTAGCACTTTATCCCCGCTGGTTTAGcgtaaggatttgggtttaCTGATTTCTGCGCTTGCGTTCCCTTATCCCTCGCCTCGTTCATAGGGTGCTTCTCCACCACCTTATCATCCCGACTCCGCTCTGTGTTATAACGATTGTTGAAGCCGCTCTTCTCTAAGGAACTGTTCGAACCGCTACCTCTATAGTTCTCGTAGCCCCTCTTACCCTGTTCTTGCTACATCATCTCTGCCTTCATCGCCATGTTCTTCGCTTGCAGACTGATTCCGTAAAAAGCTGTACTCCAATCTTATCTCGGATGAAGGGCTTCAACCCATTGAGATATCCGGCCACCTATTGCCCCTCCGTCTTCGACAGATATTCCGCTCCGTCAACCTCATAAATTCTGCCGTGTACGCATGGACATACCGATTACTTTGCTAGCAACATTGATATTGCTGGAACATGATCTGTTCATAATCGGGAGGAAGGAACTCTTGCTTCAGCAACCTTCTCATCCTCTGCCAAGTTCGAActcgctcttttccttctctctctctcctattccgcaatctctcccaccatgcgGACGCACCCCCCCTTCAATCTACGGGCTACTAATCGCACCTTTTTCTTACCGGGGTTtccatataatcgaagaatttatcTATATCAGCAACCCAATCCAGAAATTCCTCTATTCCCAAACctccattaaaaaaagggatatcgacttttagtttaaagtcgTTACCTTCACGATCGTCATAGCGACGCCTGCCGTCTCTTCTTTCACGATCATTGTAACGTCCCCTTCGAATTCCTCCATAATTGTTCCGGTTTGCATAATCAGCACGTTCTTCATCCGAAACTtcggtctcctcttcttccgaacTCTCTGAATAAAGAGGATTATCCTGCCCGCGAATAGGAATAGGCCTATCGACGGGGTCACCGCGAGCAAAATCTGCACCCGACCTTCTGCCATGTTGCCGATTCCGattcacatcaacgccgagACCCTCGAATCAATCCGCTATCTCGTCAAATCGCTCTTCGAAACGACGAATGCCTTGATCAAATCGTTGATCTATGCGTTCCATTAAAAGCTGCTCCAAACATTGCAGCGCGTCGTCCCCAAGGATTGGGGCTCCAGTCTCCTGAGCATCGTCACGAAGACCACCGCCGGTCGCCATAGGCTTTGATATCACCCGACGCGGCGTTCGGCGAATAACACAAGAAAATccttgctaaaggagagaaatctcgaaaattatttgaatattattgatgattattaaaaaaaaaatgtgataaacaccttttatagggtgttatcctaaccctagtccaattaggaatcaaaatatcaaaaaacagaaaattacaaaagtgccactgaaataaaaataagcccgaaaaatactaaaaaaaataggaaaacccatctaaacATTCTCGAACCGCCAAAATTCATCATTAGTCACGGCCAACGgccgtgagtattgatcaggacgccgtttcgcttcagcttgccgaatttgagctcaatccgacgtcgtcgaccCAATCCGCCGGTTCTAGCTGCAACATCGTTTCGCCTTCGATTAGATTTAtgttgatccaatcgatccaggaACGCACCACTAATGACATTCGCATCACGGCATCTGCATCTGGATCCTGAAGGCTCTAGTCGagattcgtttttttttttcccctcaaaaaTCTATTCGGAGTTTCCTGGTGACAAATAACGATGAATACTATCTTATTTGCAAAGGACTACCAAATACAGAATAACTAATCCTTTTTGTTTGGGAAATAACTGTAGCTAACGACTAGAAACGCTCATGTGCACAGCGCAAGTTTTCAAAGATTCGATACATGTTTTCATTATAAAACAAGTGACTCTCAAATGTGAAAAagcgaaaatttgaaaaaagaagaagaagaagaagaagtcactCCAAGTGGACCACTAATCAACAAGAAGAAATATACTACATACGTTCTTTGGATCTTTATCGGTGTGCCTGATTGCAAccgtgaaattttttgtggtccacTTCTATATAAATGTATATGCCTCTAAAACACAAGCTGTGTCAAGTTCCTACTTTAACAACCTAGGATAAAGTCGAAGAGAAATACGATGGAGGATCATCCGACAGGATTCAGGTTCCATCCAACGGAGGAAGAGCTCATCTCTTTCGACTTGCACAACCAGCTCGAGGGCTCGCTACAAGACCGGCTCCCCCGTATCATTCCGGTCCTGGACATTAACGCCACCGAGCCTTGGAACCTCCCAggtaaaagaacaagaaaacatgCATggcgtttcttcatttttcgaTGTTTCTCGTTCATTGTCACCGAAGGAAATCACGGGCTCTAATGAAATGGGCAAGTTTGTCGTGAAATGTACGTAAAGTTCACACTTTTTCTTGAGCTGTTGTGTGTGTTTTGCTGCTGCAGAACTTTCCGGAGAGCTGTGCCGAGAAGACAAAGAGCAGTGGTTCTTTTTTGCGCCGATGCAGGAGAGAGAAGCCAGAGGAGGGAGAGCGAGCAGAAGCACGGCAGTGGGTTACTGGAAGGCCACCGGATCGCCTTGTCATGTCTACTCATCTGAAAACAAAATGATTGGGATGAAGAAGTCTATGGTCTTCTACGTGGGAAAAGCTCCAACAGGAAGAAAAACCAAATGGAGATTGAATGAGTATAGAGCCATGGCAATAATCTCACCTCCCAATTCCAATTCTTCAAGTTCTAGTATGCCCACGTTTAGGGTAAGCGCATGCATGAACTAATTGAATTTTATCTTCATTTCAGTTCGATTGCATGAACAGTCCTCAACTTTTGTTAGAATAACAGCGGTGGGAAATCTTCACAAGCATGCATTACTTAGATTGATTAACGACTTTGTATAGTTTATTAGATGAGTCAAGTTGTTCATCCTAGATTGGAGGAATTAATATTCTACAGTAGGTTACACTCATGGATCTCGCCAAATTTGTTTTTCAATATGTTTGCAAGTGAGTGATTTTCATATTTACAGAGGTtcgaatggatgaaattgcagAAATATGGCCCTTATAAAGAATTTGCGCTACTGAATTAGAAATATTATGCGGTTGCCTTAGTTTGCCAGTGCTATGTACAAGTGTATCAGTAAACATTCACCTTGAAAATTAAAGtttttaattgtaatttttcacgGGTGCAACAAATTTGTACTAAATAATCTTCTTCTTGAAACAATATAGTTGAGACACGAATTCACCTTGTGCCGACTGTACATTGTATCCGAGAGCTCCCAGCCATTTAATCGACGGCCACTGGGGTTGGTTGCTAGAGAGACGATACACGGCGGAGAAGGCGGAGGCAGTGGTGGATCAGAGTCCTCATCGGCGATAGAAAATAATGCTGGAATTTCCAGTGAGGTTGGGACGACTAGCATGGAGACAGAAGAACCTATATGGGATTGGGAACAACTCAATTAGTTTTAGCACAGtcctttgaaaaataatttcctttggATGTGTTGCCATCTTTGACTGAAAGTTGTTTGTCGATCGATAGTTTTTTCCTTATAGTTTCCATTAGGTGCTGAAAGATCCAGTTTAAGTACGGATTGTTTAGAAAACTTCCCAATATGTTTTCAAGATTGTCAAAATCTTCCATAATGTCTATTGAAACCGATGAAAGTATTTTCAGGTAGTATTCATGGAGGAACCATATTCAGACTCTGTTTACTGTTATCTGGATATCGTGTCTGAAGTTTTACTTCATGGATATCACGGATGTCATTAGAGTAGAATGAGAATACCAGCAAAGGTCGCACAAGAATATTGTCAAGATGCTTGGCATCTTTAGACTATGCGAAATCTATTCTGAGTTAGGGAGTATATTCAGACCCAGTATGCAACAACTAGCGATCTGGTTCGTACTTCACATTTAGTAAGTATTGATATTCAATCTTAAAGACTGTTTTGCAACACAACTCATCACGCAAAACATCTTGTTTGATTGACAATATTTGTGAAGGCAAGATATTCCTTCGAAACGAAGAACTCTATTTATGAAAACTCAAttttagttgtatgggcgactgaGTTAGTGGGATGCTGATCTCATTTCTCAACGGATGCTCAATTTCCTTGAAGCATTTGTATCCAACTGGTTGATTAGAGAATAATCCTCTAAATACTGTCCAATGACTAGATTGGAGGTGGAAGAGTATGAAATGAGATTCTAGTGCTGAAGTGAAAAGAGTTgcgaataaaaaatttcaaagtccaAGAGAGCTCCTGTGacatccgaaaaatttccacgCTAGTAACTTATACGTGGAAGTTTGGCATAGGTGGAAATTCCAGTTAAATAATTTACGTGGTTTTAGTGGAGATCGAATCGTATTTTCGTATGTGTAGTTTTTGACAAATGAACCCTCTTTGGATTGAATTACGGAGTAATTGTTTACGAGTTGATTTTCTAGAGTGGCGGTGAAATATGCAACGCCATGTTGATTGTTAATGGAAAACAATATGTTCCGAGATTTCGTATCAAACGAGTGATCAACTAGAAATTTACTAAGTTGACTATATTCATTGCGTTCAGTAAATTTTCTAAAcatattgattattttgaaatattcttttgaCTTACCAATGTTTAAAACGGACACTGATTTCCCCGTTTACGTATGCCTTCAATTGATTTCTTgcgtcacgacccgaaccttacgaaccgtcgacatcccacctagtctcgcttgcgtacggttctccaggatcctcaggccaacaaaattaaacaacacatgcggaagcaacaacaatccccatacagaaaaccaacaaaactacgataacttgggatggtaaaaacacacgtatgtacatatatacatagttgttacaaactgtcaaacctaaggcttcgggggccactgtacaagcccgtgaccacctataacaaaagacacgcgGTTGAAGCCCGCtatacaaccaaaatacaacacgccacaaaaactatgaggccaaccatctaatcctcgtcctcgtcctcgtcctcgctacccaGCACAAACCCATATCGGGCTGCCAGCTCAGCCTCATTTAACTCGGAGACCCGttcggcatccgaaggctccacaacttcaccATCTGCTTCTGCGGGTACCACAACTACTGCGTTGGGCGCCAAAACTTCAAGTACAGCATCGGAGTTCACCACCTCTCCATCTGGGGGTGCAGCATTCACAAgatcgtactccccgactccattaaagggaacatcaAAACCTCTCAATGGTCCCACGGTCAGGTCCCCGTGGCGATAGGTCCATGCCACATAAGTCCGAGGCTTCCAATATAGCTCTCCGATATCTACCCAAACTGTAGTTGTatatctataataaacttgATTCTCCCCGACAGGATACTCTATCACTTGCGTATCCAGTCCCGGGGAATCCCGAACTTCCGGGGCGGAACGCTCATGGCTGAGGCaaagggtctgaaaaacaacgagcccacgacggagtgagataaaatctcagtaggaaaatctctaaccctaaatcaggtcgctagtgcctccagacacattttcattgaaaaatttccgacaatccctctttcttaccccaaaaattccacaattaaattccagaaaattccattctttctccgaaaattctcacaccttctcaaatattctacgttactcccgtctcggcgttccatgcctcagtctgacaataaaatattctacgtgctccagggcccgtttttaacacatcaggccataatataactatccacattactccaaaaatttccacgctactccagaatattccacgttactccagaatattccacgttactccagaaatattctacgttactccagaatattccacgttactccagaaatattctacgttactccagaatattccacgttactccaccgtcatcaaataagttcataacattgagcctcagACCTTTATgaaacacggctctatatacatataccagggtctcggacacataggaatacgacccacaaatctcggtctcggacacataggaacacgaccggattaagtctcggacaattagtcgaacacgactcactttggtttcggacgacttaattgaacacgactttcatactttctcggtctcggacaatcggacgaatacggctcactttggcctcggacgacttgattgaatatgatcctcacattttctcggtcttagacaatcggacgaatacggatcactttggcctcggacgacttgattgaatacgaccatcacatttttCGGTCTctgacaatcggacgaatacggctcactttggcctcagacgacttgattgaatacgaccctcatatttctcagaatagttcgggaccacgtgattcactcacgttagagaattaataattcaggatcacccgattaattcacactaatccaaatattaattcagactgcccgatcaattaatactaccatagtatccaatccacgtcatgtgaccatattacgctaacgtagcaatttataaatcacatgccattaaaattatactaacgtggaaatttatcacggccgaacaataataattttctaacatataattaatctacgactatagtaatcatgccacatttaaatgggcaccatggcataacaactttatgtcacataaaagtaaccctagttaatatattaactaaccatgattcaaaaattaactagagtcaaatactaacctaaccatgattaaacaatagcataaagtaactctagttagggcataaagtaaccatagttaaactttgaccactattatcttcttgactttactatccatgcaagaacaagctttctctctcctccatttctgcaaattttcggccagcacaTATTCAAGCTCAtttccaccaatttcttcatcaaaatctcacaaatccttggtcttttagcaacctagtcacctaatttaggtttagaaacaaccctacctcaaaaactcgcaaaacgtctgttgaacggttgaggaaaagatcGAACCAAGCGGCGGTTCTGGCGATCCTTGCATGGCCGGCGATTTGTCGACGATCTAGGAACCTCAAGCTATCCAAAGCGACTCCGGGGAGAGCTcaaagaattttcggcaatggagggtgagagagagggtgttcggccaagtgagggagagggagagagagagagtgagctagagagaaagtgagctagagaaaGGGTGGGTTCTtggacaatgaagaagaagagggccaatataataattaatataggttaataataattaattatgcccataaagtcaagagaaaaaaaataattttctccccacgttgactagtcaatctcggccaaaaggggaaatgaccaaaatacccttcgttccaagtgaaaaatggggtatttttcgagggcaaatgggtcatttcccatatccaatccaaatatacttttcctgaacctctttggggcaaaCTGCGAAGGAATTttacacaggatgaggaaacgtccaaaatttttatttattgaaacccccgaaggtccgacgtgaaattacgaagctcgattcgcgatcaatctcgattaatagaattttcagcgtatctcaaactaacgggcggcttttaggagttacgcgtatcgacccgtgattaaaatcacatttaagaattactcgagccatggcgaccttggttgtcaatcaattgtgagggtcaatcactagtc is a window from the Rhodamnia argentea isolate NSW1041297 chromosome 8, ASM2092103v1, whole genome shotgun sequence genome containing:
- the LOC125316396 gene encoding NAC domain-containing protein 90-like, with the translated sequence MEDHPTGFRFHPTEEELISFDLHNQLEGSLQDRLPRIIPVLDINATEPWNLPELSGELCREDKEQWFFFAPMQEREARGGRASRSTAVGYWKATGSPCHVYSSENKMIGMKKSMVFYVGKAPTGRKTKWRLNEYRAMAIISPPNSNSSSSSMPTFRLRHEFTLCRLYIVSESSQPFNRRPLGLVARETIHGGEGGGSGGSESSSAIENNAGISSEVGTTSMETEEPIWDWEQLN